CTTCTCCTGGGCGTCGCTGACGAGGCCGCTGGCTTCGATCTGTGCTTCCGCAATGATCTTGTCGCGCTGCTCAACGCCGGCACCAACGTAGTCATCGTGCATCTTCTGGGCCATGGCCAGGATGCCGGCTGCGCTCTCAGTGCTGTTGCCGTTGGAAGCTGCGAGGGGCTCCGGCTTGTGCTCGACCGGCGCCGGACGCTCTTCGACGCGCGGAGCTTCGACCTTCGGCTCCGGCTTCGGCTCCTCGCGGACCTGCTCGGTCTTCGGGGCAGCTGCCACCGGGGCGGGGACCGAGTTGGAGGAGGACCCGCCGGCCGCGGCGTCAGCCAGCTGGCGGCGGAGGTCTTCGTTTTCGGAGTTCAGCCGGCGCAGTTCCACCACGATCTCGTCGAGGAAGTCATCGACTTCGTCCTGGTCATAGCCTTCCCGGAATTTGGTCGGCTGGAACCGCTTGTTGACAACATCTTCTGGCGTCAGAGCCATCTGGTCACCTCATACTGGATTATAAGATTCGCCTGCGAGTCAAGCAGGCGGTTCTACGTAGAGAAATACGGACATACAAAATGTGGGGTTGTATTCGCTTTCACACTATATCGTTTGGGTTCCGAAAACTAACCGGACCCCAGCGGCGCCTGACTGCTAGCGCGCGACGCCGACGACAATCTGCGTGAGTATCGATACGAGGATAAACAGCACGAGGAAGGCCAGGTCCAGCGCCACGCCGCCAAGCCGCAGCGGCGGGATGATGCGCCTGAACAACCGCACCGGGGGGTCGGTGACACCGTACACGCCTGTGGCGAGCACGAGGGCCGGTCCCTTGGGCCGCCACTGCCGGGCAAACATCTGCACGGCGTCGTACACGATCCGCAGGATGAGTGCGAGCTGGAAAAGCACCAGCACCAAATACACCAGTGGAAGAATGATATTCACGCGCAGGGTTTCATTTCCGGAAGTCGGTCGGCAGCTCCCGCGGCCCGTTGATACGGGCCTTGGGTTAGCTCTGGTTAAAGAAAGTGGCTTGCGATTCGCTGATCTTCTTGTCGTCGCCCAGGACTTCAACATAGGAAGGCGACAGCAGGAAGACCTTGTTGGTCACACGCTCAATGCTACCGCGCAGGCCGAAGACAAGGCCCGCGGAGAAGTCGACGAGCCGCTTGGCATCCGCCTCCCCCATGTCGGTGACGTTCATGATGACGGGGATGCCGTCACGGAAGCTTTCACCGATGAGCTTGGCGTCATTGTAGGAACGGGGGTGGACGGTGGTGATCTGACGCAGGCCGGACACGTCCTCACGGGACGACGGTGCGCGCTTGATGGGTGTCACGGGTGCGCGGTACTCCTCCACTGCATTGCGGACGACGGGGGCGGGAACAGCCTCCGGTGCCTCCTCGTCGGGCTCATGGATGGGAGCATAATCTTCCTCCCGGGCAGGAGCTTCCCGCAGCTGCCGCTGTTCGGACTCGTAGTGCTCGTCACCATCGGCGAGCCCAAGGTAAATCATTGTCCTGCGCATTGCGCCAGCCATGGTTGCTCCTCTAATCCTTCAACGCCTAGCTGCCCATTACTGTACTGATACTGCACGGTGCTGCGCGGCGGCTGTGTGGTGTTTGTACTTCGACGCTACCGTACCGGCGGGCGCGCGCCCAGAACATCGGACCCGATTCTCAGGTGTGTCGCTCCGTGGGCGACCGCGGCTTCCAGGTCCGAACTCATGCCGGCCGAAATGCTCCGGGCATCCGGGTATTGGCGCTGCAGCTGCGCCGAGAGCTGCTGCAGCCGGCCGAAGGCTTCCCCGGCGTCTGCGCCGAGCGGCGCCACGGCCATCAGGCCGGTGAGCACCAGTCCGTTTGTGGCGGCTACGGCCTCGGCCAGCCGGGGCAGGTCCCCGGGGTCGGCTCCCCCGCGCCCGGGATCTGCTGCCCGTGCAGCCTCGGGGCGCAGGTCCACCTGGAGGAAGCACGAGAGGTCCGCGCGGGGGGCGGCGCCGTCGTCTTCCCGGCGCCGCTGCTCCGCGGCCATCGCCTTGCCGAGTGCGCCGATCAGGGAGGCGCGGTCCACCGAGTGCACGGCGGCGGCATAGCGGACCACGGACTTGGCCTTATTGGACTGCAGCTGGCCAATAAAGTGCCAGTTCAGGTCCAGCTGCGCCAGGGCGGCCGCTTTCGCCGCGGCTTCCTGGTCCTTGTTCTCACCGACATCCCGCACGCCGAGCCGGGCCAGGATCTCGACGTCGGACGCTGGAAAGTACTTGGTGACCACTATCAGGTGCGGCTCGGCTGATTGCCGTGCGGCGGAAGCAATGCGGCTGCGGACGTGCTGCAGCCGGTCCCGCAGCTCTTCCGCCCGGGAGGGAGTTGTTGGAGTCATGGTTATTCCATTATCCCTGCCGGCTCGATCCTGCCGCTCCACGCTGCAGCTCCATCATTCCGCTCTGCGGCCGGGATCACGGACGCTGCCAGACCACGCCGGCGAGCCGCCCGGTGGACGGGTCCCTCCGGTGGGAAAACAGCTGCTCATTCTCCAGCGTGCAGCCGGCTATCCGTTCCACGGCCACGCCAAGGCCGGCCAGCTGCGCCTCCGCCCCGGCCGGAAGGTCCAGGGCGGGGGTACCGCTGCGGGTGGTTGCCGCCGTCGACGGCAGCAGGGCTGCAGCTTCCGACTGCATGGCTGCCGGAACCTCGTAGCACTCTCCACAGACACAGGGGCCTATCCAGGCGCGGATACCGGCGCCGCCCGCAGCCTCGATCCGCTCGACCGCCGCAGGCAGGATGTTGTCCAGCAGGCCGCGGCGGCCGGCATGCACCGCCGCAGTCACCGGGTTTCCATCCGGACGGATACCGGCCAAAAGGACCGGCACACAGTCTGCGACCATCACCGCCAGGG
This window of the Arthrobacter sp. zg-Y919 genome carries:
- a CDS encoding DivIVA domain-containing protein gives rise to the protein MALTPEDVVNKRFQPTKFREGYDQDEVDDFLDEIVVELRRLNSENEDLRRQLADAAAGGSSSNSVPAPVAAAPKTEQVREEPKPEPKVEAPRVEERPAPVEHKPEPLAASNGNSTESAAGILAMAQKMHDDYVGAGVEQRDKIIAEAQIEASGLVSDAQEKSRKILSTLEQQKAVLERKVEQLRGFERDYRSRLKAYIEGQLRDLDARGSVASETADA
- a CDS encoding YggT family protein; translation: MNIILPLVYLVLVLFQLALILRIVYDAVQMFARQWRPKGPALVLATGVYGVTDPPVRLFRRIIPPLRLGGVALDLAFLVLFILVSILTQIVVGVAR
- the sepF gene encoding cell division protein SepF; translation: MAGAMRRTMIYLGLADGDEHYESEQRQLREAPAREEDYAPIHEPDEEAPEAVPAPVVRNAVEEYRAPVTPIKRAPSSREDVSGLRQITTVHPRSYNDAKLIGESFRDGIPVIMNVTDMGEADAKRLVDFSAGLVFGLRGSIERVTNKVFLLSPSYVEVLGDDKKISESQATFFNQS
- a CDS encoding YggS family pyridoxal phosphate-dependent enzyme, which gives rise to MTPTTPSRAEELRDRLQHVRSRIASAARQSAEPHLIVVTKYFPASDVEILARLGVRDVGENKDQEAAAKAAALAQLDLNWHFIGQLQSNKAKSVVRYAAAVHSVDRASLIGALGKAMAAEQRRREDDGAAPRADLSCFLQVDLRPEAARAADPGRGGADPGDLPRLAEAVAATNGLVLTGLMAVAPLGADAGEAFGRLQQLSAQLQRQYPDARSISAGMSSDLEAAVAHGATHLRIGSDVLGARPPVR
- a CDS encoding polyphenol oxidase family protein, giving the protein MTEGLSRMFWWHRQVGDNLWVGFTNTSAGNLALHVGDDPQAVLRRRAELESVMGVQAGSLRFMNQVHSAVIAEPGTAGTAPTADGLISVDGSAPLAVMVADCVPVLLAGIRPDGNPVTAAVHAGRRGLLDNILPAAVERIEAAGGAGIRAWIGPCVCGECYEVPAAMQSEAAALLPSTAATTRSGTPALDLPAGAEAQLAGLGVAVERIAGCTLENEQLFSHRRDPSTGRLAGVVWQRP